GCGTAGGCAGAATGTAGAAATCCTTGGAATCACGCAAAATCAACTAGCGCTTTCCAATGAAgccaaaatttgattaaattttaataaaagagattaaaggatattttttctcagatTCATATTTTGCGGATAAAAATACGTAAAGcgagaaaatttcaaaagattCAATAAAGAAATTCAACTTCTTCAAATATGTCAAATTCACCGATAAACGTAAAAGATCGTGAAATTTTACACTTGATTCGTAAAACATAAAAGAAGGAGAAATTAAAGAGatgatatcattttttttttgtgcaacAATACTCTACGGTATGTAATGTGTCGATATGCGTGATGAATCATTCGAATGGTTCGCTATTTaatctacaaatatttttgtcgatGCACTTCCTTTCGGAAGGAATTCTTAGAGCATGACATAAACTGCGTGAAAGAACATTGCACgtgtaaaaagaattatactattattgaTGCATATTTAAGAATATCGAAAGTAAAccataattgatatttttgttatattaaaatatatgccgaagaaaataatatttgaaaagaatatggaaataaagaataaaatattgtcgaTTCGaactttttgtaaaaatttacgcgatttattttttatcataatttacgAAAATAGCTATTCAAATTCCATCGACGCAAAGTCTTTCACCTTGAATGTATTACCTTATCAGAAAACGAAACAGACATTCTATATAAACGATAGCTCATCAAATGCGCAACAAAATCATACAACTTCGTAATATCTTATTCggttatttttaacaaaaatcgAACAGCCTTTTTTCATTTCAAggaattaatttgtattgttTAAATCTATTTCTATCTAAATGTCTATTGTTAAGTATCAACTtgtatagatattaaaatattttattgttattgtaaaAACTAAAACTCCAAGATTTGCACCCGATGTCGAACGTATTCGAAAATGTGTGTTACAGACACGGTAAATGGTAAGATGGAGAATTGCGGCGGCGGTCAGCGCCTGCCCCCGGACGGGGACGAATTTCCAGCAGCGTACCAAGAATTCAGCAACAGTAGCAGTCAGTCGCCGTACAGATACATGGCCGCGACAAGGACAGCGACGATAGCCACGAATGGCAGCGGATTGTGCAACGAGAACGAGGCGTTCCATGCCGgcgaaacttttaaaatgctCGCGAACGACAGCAACGTTGTCGGTTCGAGGAGCATCATACTGTCCGATAACAAAATGACGCTGACGAGCAGTGAAAACGTGAGGCAGGATATAAACAAAGTCGCTTTGTCAAGTATGAATAATGTCCGGTCGGAGATAGACACAGCCACTTCGGCCGGTATAGATAACGTACGTCAGGACGTGAAGTCCTCCGAGGTTTCTAACGAGGAGAGAAAATCGTCTTATCAGACTTCGGACGATATTGCGAAGAAAAACGCTCTCATCGTCGCAGGAAGTTCTCTTTATCCGTGTCAAACGACCAACAGCAATCTAACGATGAGCGAGAAAAAGATGGAAATCGCCGGATATTATCACAAGGACGTGGCGACGATCGAGGAGGTACCAAGCCATGTGGAAAAGGACACACCTGTTGATATTCCGCCGCCTCTACCGCTGACAGGTACTTATTTAGCTTCGAATTAAATCTCTCGCTGTCcccattcttcttttttcgaaCACGCGACGCTCTGACATCTCAGagatatgttattaaatttgatagaaatttatttcaacaaaattgttttatctcgaaaaatatctCAATTTGCGCCTTCACATTTTTAACACTCTTTACGCTCTTATACTTTTTtgcaaaagtatattatattacttaggTCCACCCAAAATGGAACAAACAGTTTTGCACGCCAGAAACGTTTCGGCGACGGAATCGCCGCAGAGAAAGTTCTCCCTGAATGGCGATCTCTGGAGACAAGATGACAAATCCGAGCGGTCCGTCCGGGACAAAATCGCCATGTTCTCATCACAAAGTAACATCGACGCACCCTTATTCCCTAACGCGATGACAGCCGCGGCGGTTACGACGAGCAACGGTAAACGTCTCTCCAAGTACAAGTCGTCCGAAGACGTTTGCTGCGACGACAAAAGCATCGGGCAGAAAGACCGGCCGTCTTTCTTCGCCGACAGAACTCAGAGTTCCTTCGACCTCACCGATTCGTCACGGTCCTCGACAGGGCATGACTCGGCGAGAAAATATAGCCAGAGGGCGCCGAGCTTGCCTCAGAATGCTCAGTTGGCTCAACCAGTTCTATTGAGTCCGACTGCTCAGGCTACACGTGTTCCCAAGACACTACCGGTTATACCGCCGAAAACTACGTTGCTGTCCAGTCCTATGTCACCTTTGTACGACAAGCAGACTCTCTCAAATACGACGATGAAGAACTATTGCGTGAGCACTGCCGAAAATAGTAATCTACAAAACGCCGCGTATCCGAACAGCGGTAAAGCCGTCGGTTCTTCTAACAATCCCGTCAAGGCGACGAACATCTCATTGTTGACACGAGCTACGAGCTTCTCAGGTGCGACACCCTTTGTGCAAGATCGAAATTCTATGACACCCGATTCGATCAGCAATTCACAAATCTCGAGAACCAATTCCTTAGCGTCCACATTCAGGCGGCCCGGCGAAGATGCGAGGAGAAGTAGTTTGAATCAATTGATCGAGCAGAGGCGAAGATCAATATCGAAACTACGCGGACTAGTTATACCGGAAAAAGAGACTGTGCCGATCGATCAACCTATCGTCGATCTGCCGGAAATTAAATCACGAGATTCGATATTGTTGCATCAGGTAAGATGTTAACAAGAcgtgtaataaaattcatatcgaatttttaatccaatttttacacgaagattataatttttgtatctgATATCATTTTTGCGAAacttattatttgttttatatttgcaaaaaaattttataccattttttatttcaagaagTCTGCTTTTACGAATGATATCAAACATTTTCCATTTTACACTTAGCATTTAAAATGCTAAGATAACACGCTGATATCAATAATACATGCCGGacgtataattttttccagATACCAAAGGCAAATATTCAAGACAAATGGGGGTCTCAAAGTTCTTTGGCAAGCAACACCAGCACGGCGAGCCAACCTTTGAAAGCGACAACGTCTTTCAAGATGCCGGCGCCGCAGATACACTCGAAATATTCCCCGGCCTTCAAGAGAAAGTCTCTCACGGTATACGGTACATCTGTGACAATGAACTCCTCGATAAACGGCGGCAGTCCGATCAAAAACTCTCAATCAAGTGCGACATCCGCGTTTTCGGAGCCACCGAAAAGCCTGGAGAGCATTTGCAGTCCGACGAGAAGCGATTACAGCTTCGAATTCGCGTCGACCACCAGCTCGCCGGACGGTTCGCGCACGAGACCGCGGACGTTCCAGAGGAAGGCGCGCTTAGATTACGACGATTCCGACAACGATTCGGCCGTGAGCAGTTCTCAGAGCAGCATATCCCGTGGCTTCAGTCCACCGATGTCTCCGGTGCCGTCGGAGAGATCCACCGTCTCGTCGGAGAGATCCTACGTCTCTACGGAATTGAACTACCAACGTCGACCCTTGATCGCGGACAGCTTGGTCAGAACCGCGATGACGCGCGACGCGCGAGATCAGATCGGTGGATCCGATAAAGATCAGTTCGGCTCCAGAATTCTTGGAGAGAGAATGTACGTGACCGAGAGATCGTCGTCtagcagcagcagctcgaaTCCACGCTCGCCGCAGCCAAACGAGTTTGGTCCGAGGAACTCGCAGATCCCGCAGAGACAGTTAAGACGTTCGAACAGCACCGACACGAACTGCAGCACATCCTCGACGCTCACGTCCGGATCTCAAGCTAGCGCCGAATCCTTATCCCGAAGAGTGTTGAAGCCACAAAGTGTGGAGGCGATAAATCGAAAGAATATCCTGGCGAGCGCGAGATGCCGAAGCGGCAGGGATCTAAACGGATCGCCTTTGATCCAGCGAAAATTCTCGGACGAGGAGGACGCCGCGCGAGCTATCGAGAACGGCGGTGTTATTCATCAAATGGCCAGTAATCCGGGAAATGACGTCGTGAATAAACAAGAGATCAAGATAGCTTATATAGAAGTCGCAGATCCCTTCGCGGAGGATGAGGAATCCTcacaaaaaaagaatgaagCGCCTAAGCTGCCGCCTAAAAGAAGCTTACCGCCCCCGGCTGTTAGACCGCCTAAATCCGAAATGCTGGAACCGTCGAACGATCTTAAAATGTGGGTTCGAGCGGAGGCGAAAACTCTCGCACGGTCCGCGGAGGAAAAATCGAGCAATAAATACGACAAGAGTCCGTCCGTCGTAGGTCAAAATTTGGAAGCGTCACCCACGATTCACGCGGCCAGAAACAATCGTGGCTTTACGTTCGACGAATCTGTTAGTACAACCGCTAATGGCAGTTTGTCCTCGAAGAGCAAGATCGCAGTAGGAGAAACAAAGGCCGCTGCGATGGAAACGTCGAAGCAACAAAGCAGAACAAGTTTAACTCCCAGAAAAAACACGGAAGACCAAAACGATCTCCTGACGATCCTAACGACGAAGAGCCGATCCAGATCAGCCATACACGTCGACGAAGGAACTTTCGGTCGATCGAAGAGCCAGATGAGCTTGGAGGATATCCTTGGCGCCAAAGCGGACTCGAAACTGCTCCGTACGCAGAGCATGGAACCAAAAATCGAGAAGAACGGCACGATAGCAACGGGTTTGCCGGTGAAATCTAGTTGGGATTCCAAGGAAAATCGATACGAGAGAAAAAGTTCCTCAAACAATTCCTGGTCGGAAGACCGATTTTTTGTTTCGAAAATACCTACCCTGGGAAAACCAAGAACTGTCGATAGCGGCGACGAAATATCAGAAACCGTCGAGAGAACGAAGATTTCTCCATCAAAAATTCCGACGTCTCGCGGCCTAAACCGACGCAGCGCCAGTGTCACagatatgaaaaaagttttgGAGAAGATCGATACGAGTCCTGTGCACAGTCAATTGCAGCAGAACACCAGCGGCACGCACAATCGATTTCCCAGTCTGGACAGCAGCGTGGACGAGAACATGGGGACGGAAACGGATACCGATAGATGCTACAGCGAACAATTCGGCAGCATCAGCTCATTGGCCAGCAGCACTAGTTTGATTTCGCAGCAGGAACTGGCGCAGCTCGTGGAAGAGGCGAGTTTAGAAGAAACGCGCGGCGCGCACGACGTTATAGTCGTTCTACTTCACAAGGAGAATCCGACCGGCAGCGTCGGCATCACGCTGGCTGGCGGCGCCGATTGCGAGGTGAAGGAGATCACGATTCACCGAGTGCTGACGCACTCCATCGCGGACAAGGACGGTCGGATGCAGCGTGGCGATAGGATTCTCAGTATAAACGGCCGAAGCACGCGAGGTCTCACGCACAGAGAGAGCATGGCGGTGCTGAAGCAGCCAAGGTCGGAGGTCGTGTTGGTCGTGTCGCGAGCCAGGACGGAGGAGGGCTGTAAGCTAAGATCGCGTACCGCGAGTGTCGAAACCATCGTTGAAGGTAAAAATATACGAATTTTTATTGCTCTTTGATGATAACAAAATCGGcatagatttaaaataattcaattgcAGGGTTAGAGACGAATGGAACTGTAGAGGACACGGCGTGGGGACCACCGTCGACCGTGGCGGTCTACAAAGACGGAACCGGACTGGGATTTAGTCTGGAAGGCGGCAGGGATAGTCCTCTCGGGGACAGACCTCTGATTATCAAGAAGATATTCACCggtaaattttacattgatgTGATTCCGCGCATATTTGCAATCGCGATATcacaataataatcataacaATTGTTACGAAAGATAAGATAATAGGAATTGCACAGTATTATATGTGTACTATCGTGATGGCAATTTCATTTTATCTCTTATTCCAGGAGGAGCTGCCGAAAAGACAGGTGCCTTAAAAGCCGGAGACCAATTGCTCGAAGTAAATGGAAACGACGTAACGCGAATGTCGCGGATAGAAGCGTGGTCTTTGATGAAGAAGCTACACGACGGTGAAGTAAATCTCCTAGTCAGGCATCCTGCCACCAAATCCTCGTGAAGAGTAAGGAATCCTGATCGTACGATGCAAGTGAAATGAAGAAATGTGCCAAGCAAGCGACTGTCATTTTTTGATCGGTAATTGTTAAATAGAGATAATGGTTAATAATATGTGTTAATTTGTGTTTCGAGAGATTTTAGATCAGAATTAATGATACGcgaaaaactattttattggGCTTGTGAATTCGAATGAAGTTATCGCAGATTATAAGATATcgttttttagttaaaattaaaaattattaataatttataaaaaaaagtaatttatggTATTTTGAAAGTGATCTAAACGATTAAATAGTTATTATGTATCCGCTGTTTTCATAGTTACAcagtcatttattataaattcaatagaattaattaacaagaaggaagaaaaatatctatgaTTTGTTTTGCCTTTCAATGAGGTATCTTACAGACTTTTAGCAAATAcaatctttaatataaatagcagtaaaataatatatcttttgaatatatgtaaatttgtgATATAATGCAATGATGTTGATGCAACTAtctattatcataaaatcagAATACAAAATGCAAGAAAAAAGGCACACATTTCCAAATTAAATTGACACCACAAAGTGCACTAGCACTCTCTCAAAGTATTCAATAATTAGATGTGAAATAGCAATTTactatatttgttttgtatgAATGCCTTCATTGAAAAGCAACAACAGCGTGTAATATAAGTACATTTTGAcaacgaaatatataagaatttcGATATGATGTATGCCATACGCAATGAATCATAATATTACTAGAGTGAAGTAGATAGGCATGTCAATTAATCATTTAGACCAATGTTAATACGTCGTTTTCGTACGACATTAATTTCATAGTGCCGGCCGTGCAGTAATAGTTCGAATTAAGAATTTGCGACGAGCAAATAGCTGAGTATATAGTTAAAATATGAGCCTGTAGATCGCCTGTTTCTAATCGATTTTATGATAGCCACCCAGTTGCCTTATTATAGTGGTTCCTGTTGATTTACTTTTAGGATACGAACACGGTAGAATACCTTCGTGTAAAACGATCACAAAACTGATATGCCGTTGTATCGAGAGCACGAGATACATGctgtttcaattttctaattgtTAAAGTTTTTGGCTCCTCGTTGCAATCGTAATAAATTATGGAGCGAGAGATcgcgtaaatattttcttcgcgTTATAcgtcaaaataaattagttttttttgcGTTTCTTTACTTATGTTCGATAGTATTGACTGATAAGATATATCGACGATTtcctttttcataaattaatagatagttatatatctcttgataaaaaaatttttataaatttttattttctggaaatgtagattaaattaattttttttttttttttgctggaatttatataaattgagtTATGTGTGCACATTGAAGCaggataaaaaagtttttttatatatttgctcaATCTATATTATTGATTGTGTGAATAACAATATacgaaaaaactaatttatttcgatgtatgctgcaaaaaaatttacatcattTCTTGCTTCTGATCCAAAATGGCTGCAGTGGACAACtttcaatatatgtattgtGGCGAAAAAATGGCTAATCGTTATTGAAATTTGTAACTGACAATGAGTCGCACGAATTCTTTGCGCTTTTTCAGTAGTTCATTAAAAAgcgacgaaaaaaaatatgtttcgataaaatttcgacGAAGCCGTATACTAATAGCGGTATAATGTAATTACACGGCCGTGTATATGATGTACGCcgtgtatgtgtatatgtacgTCATGTACGTGATAGAATATTACTTTGTTGCGACGTTTTTATGTCGAAATTGTCTCGAATGAGACGGgcgcaatatatttttgcgctTCCATAGATGTAATAAGGATATAACAGGATGGAATATAAAGCACTTACCTTTCAGACGAGGATTTTGAGATCCCGAGGCGAAGGGGAAGAAGAAATCGGCGATCGTATTAGAAGCGGTTCGTTGTGATCCGATATCCCTTTTCGTCTCGCACTTGCCTCTCGCACACTGTTCTCCCTTCTGTTGTGCCTTTATGAAGAATGTAGCAGGACAAAATACATCGTATATGTTTCGATGAAAAATTCGAAGCTTGAAATACGCGAAATGGAAACGAAATAGCACTCGCGCAAATACGCGTTTATTCGCGACAATCACTTTTTTCAAATGGCCGTTAGCCGCCGCAGCGATTGGTGCGCATGCTTCAGCATAAACTATGTATTAATAGAGTACATTGTACCTAGAGACTCTACAAATGAGTAAGTTGTAAGGTCTCTAATTGCACGCATTTGAATGCAAATTCGATATGAATCCACCTATGTAACTTAagatttaaattcaaatatttagaatgaccattaattattttattgcttctCAAGTTTCagcttttgaaataatattacgtcttgttatatttttctgtcTATGGTCCTAAACTTTCTCcaacaatattgaaatgtgaactgatatttgattaatttaatcctGATTGGAATTATAAGCCACGCAGAGCTAAAGGAAAGTGTCATATATaacagatattatattaatataaagctatatattgtattggaatatttaaatgtaatatgaaTCGCGTTTCGggatttgcatttattaaaattcgtgCTGTGATATGTGTGATTGACATGATATAGCGTAAAACAAACAGCTGTTGATTGAaacattaatcaatattattacatattttaatccAATGTAAATTCGTTATAAAGTGTTGAATTATTcgctttttattgtttaatgttataaatgcttttttattgcatactTTCTATATGTAAATCATTGCAAACAAAGACGCcttataatatagattttgttaaaaatataaaaattttcctatatcataaaaaaaaagttaaaattcggtttattataattaagataaataataactttattttgcaTGTTATTCTATGAGGAAACTTTTTCATTCAAAAggattataaagtaaaaattatcttgTACATtcgtattacataaaaaaatgactATGTTCCGATTTCTTTGTTtgcttaatatatttattaaatactatagttgtacattaaaaactttaacaGCGAATTGTATATAACAATAGTTAATaccaataatatttctttggaATACGATCTTCTTCAATACCCATTTCATCCATGATATCCATCTCAAAAGTTTTTAACGCTGgctataagtaaaaataatacatttattttaaacttttatatataaaatttgtttatgtaaatttttttataatttgggaTATCTTGTATGTTACATACCATAAAAGTTACTTTGTGTACATTAGCTTCAGTCGTATCTTTTACTTGCTCTCTGTACAACTTAGGAGTTTTGTAATCTATAGTTTCTTCAGCAGAGATAGGAATAGGAATTACTCTACCGGTTCTTACAGATATGCGTACACGCTCGCCATCTTCCCTATATCGCCATTCTATTGCAGTTCCTTGCCTGCAAGGATTTATATTATGCCATATAAAACACTaatgtttctttcatatttccataaaacaagtttttttattaagcataCGAACATGTCTGAAGGATCAACCAATTGCACTTGTGAAGTTATTAATAATGGTTGTTCCtgctgtatatataaaccagGAAAGTTTTTGTCTTTCATAACGCGTTTCAGTTTCGTGTTAAGTCCTTCAACAATTATCCAGTTCCTCTCttgataaatttcttttacaattccTTGCTTTCCTTTATCTTTTCCAACTAAAACTTCTacctttataattataaaagaataagaatttgattacATATATATCACACATGCGTGTACGTGTgcataatacaatattataactttttaaatatactaaagtataatataattatttaacaagttctataaataaattgacataCCCTGTCACCCCGAAAAAAGCTCCAGTCCTTAACAGGTTCAACATGAATAAATAAGGGCTTTGTACCAGGTgcattatctttataaaaattatttgtccaCGGACGATGTATCGAAAAATGAAATCGTTTTCTTTCAATTGTGCGTGGCAAATAATTCGGTTTACCTCGAGGTGTCTTCCAATAAACCTAATTGAtttcatcaataaataataggtgttaaaaattgattgataaGGAGGAAGATAAAGAACAGTTAGCAAActactattaaatattataaagcaaaacatgatacatttttaaaataatttgatcatTTGTGCATACCTGTGTCATAGCACGTTCTATGTACCTATCTggtaaatttgcatatttctttGACCATTCTCCTACTCGTCTTAATAGGATCGATGTTAATCTCATATCTGTTCCTTCTAATCCTgtcaaaattatctttttacttgaatataaatattgatagaGTTTTGCACTATTcttaaaattgtgtaaaatctTCTATAAACCGGGTTATGTTGATATACACGTCATAGAATAAATGTAACTATGACGTGCAACAAGTATTTTGTGAAATGTACGGCGTACGGCAGACTTTGTTGAAAACGTTGTTAAAACGAACAGACTTACAGCGctaactataaaaattgaagaataattgctaaataataagttttgtaaaaaattgtgcaacgtatatacatatgtatgtaagCAACAGTAATGCACCATAAAGAATTAAGTAGTTTTTTGCAGATATTGTAGTCATGATAGATTTAATGACACGAAAAATAGGTTAGAAAAGCAGTTTGTGCTCTCTCTGACTTGTAGAAAACTTTGCATCATCTTATGCAAGTTACAATGTTAGTCCGGGCAATCAAAAACAGTGTGCCGTGTAATCTACGACGAATCGCCGCATGTACTGCTTATAGAAACAAAACGAAGACGAAGTTCGCATGTTATTGCAAAGAATCAGATCTATTGTCCACTTCCTTTCCGAATTATGCTGGCTGTAGAATTTACAGTACCGAACC
This window of the Linepithema humile isolate Giens D197 chromosome 1, Lhum_UNIL_v1.0, whole genome shotgun sequence genome carries:
- the bbg gene encoding uncharacterized protein bbg isoform X1, producing the protein MGVAGIPAERKDHRACHELRPIQKMDIAKGTTEEFVTVVSVGSQPPPENFVTVLSIGNGKKDDEETSTGKSAANGMDGHLEEEVEVFRLPGERLGFGLKFEGGNKTSERVRRLFVQSCAEQSPASRAKCSWGTLGEGDEVLSIDGIPVTHMTRLDCVRRLKESQLVIRLMVRCRGALRPEVVSAERKIEKSKVPPELPAAPPPVPPRKLRHPRGSADGEANPSPVKKLWNSSKSQNGSQNGSQHSSSASQQVGLQCVTKVSSYESCESSPRSVNGTYQESPKGSPKDRSPEFAKLKQEPPEAMVYLDARSQCGSTHGSTSDDTGSSMSTVVDRFSTSDRVSTISTTSTASTAGSEQQLNEFPGVDRDAFDRSSDRDALLSRAICPLEHLERDFSHPPDYLLRRLASSEAVTHVESRGEVERITAVVAPNTVLIEETITLQPPLSFQDAPLSYGHEARPDLFYTADLAADSTTHFRPIKDDVELVERVNGNHEEFRVSSAERCNGDRSSPPPLPARNHVNRICVNQTQASESENSTRPRISATVPISPEREVPEAPLLPPKPLPRKDVKARRKRPPPPPPPPIITPRRDVKPSLSIESNYAKKENENLSQAESNEYVSAESCDSSPSKNSALHEKSREIENSVCFNNDEDKTVSSEEDAQTNKVFEIIEIRVAKSLQSDQKEEAKNELDSAPETAKYEQKEIKEEANTKNKQEQSASDSNRTLVEHQNTNVESIEKRIDEFNKKGERHIDSESSHRDGTDNIFKETFSSNTKETTSVDNSALRESEDDETYQSLDEVNDDMKNPEINRILEDEEIVEDEETTDESDDGDYYWQSNLATIGEEEETTSLEYMNANTDVDDSSKPTVEPEESPSAIKKEVFVKNARDDGAERVSKIAEYTKEENKSPNKVRSHEGTSDVGDDTVNGKMENCGGGQRLPPDGDEFPAAYQEFSNSSSQSPYRYMAATRTATIATNGSGLCNENEAFHAGETFKMLANDSNVVGSRSIILSDNKMTLTSSENVRQDINKVALSSMNNVRSEIDTATSAGIDNVRQDVKSSEVSNEERKSSYQTSDDIAKKNALIVAGSSLYPCQTTNSNLTMSEKKMEIAGYYHKDVATIEEVPSHVEKDTPVDIPPPLPLTGPPKMEQTVLHARNVSATESPQRKFSLNGDLWRQDDKSERSVRDKIAMFSSQSNIDAPLFPNAMTAAAVTTSNGKRLSKYKSSEDVCCDDKSIGQKDRPSFFADRTQSSFDLTDSSRSSTGHDSARKYSQRAPSLPQNAQLAQPVLLSPTAQATRVPKTLPVIPPKTTLLSSPMSPLYDKQTLSNTTMKNYCVSTAENSNLQNAAYPNSGKAVGSSNNPVKATNISLLTRATSFSGATPFVQDRNSMTPDSISNSQISRTNSLASTFRRPGEDARRSSLNQLIEQRRRSISKLRGLVIPEKETVPIDQPIVDLPEIKSRDSILLHQIPKANIQDKWGSQSSLASNTSTASQPLKATTSFKMPAPQIHSKYSPAFKRKSLTVYGTSVTMNSSINGGSPIKNSQSSATSAFSEPPKSLESICSPTRSDYSFEFASTTSSPDGSRTRPRTFQRKARLDYDDSDNDSAVSSSQSSISRGFSPPMSPVPSERSTVSSERSYVSTELNYQRRPLIADSLVRTAMTRDARDQIGGSDKDQFGSRILGERMYVTERSSSSSSSSNPRSPQPNEFGPRNSQIPQRQLRRSNSTDTNCSTSSTLTSGSQASAESLSRRVLKPQSVEAINRKNILASARCRSGRDLNGSPLIQRKFSDEEDAARAIENGGVIHQMASNPGNDVVNKQEIKIAYIEVADPFAEDEESSQKKNEAPKLPPKRSLPPPAVRPPKSEMLEPSNDLKMWVRAEAKTLARSAEEKSSNKYDKSPSVVGQNLEASPTIHAARNNRGFTFDESVSTTANGSLSSKSKIAVGETKAAAMETSKQQSRTSLTPRKNTEDQNDLLTILTTKSRSRSAIHVDEGTFGRSKSQMSLEDILGAKADSKLLRTQSMEPKIEKNGTIATGLPVKSSWDSKENRYERKSSSNNSWSEDRFFVSKIPTLGKPRTVDSGDEISETVERTKISPSKIPTSRGLNRRSASVTDMKKVLEKIDTSPVHSQLQQNTSGTHNRFPSLDSSVDENMGTETDTDRCYSEQFGSISSLASSTSLISQQELAQLVEEASLEETRGAHDVIVVLLHKENPTGSVGITLAGGADCEVKEITIHRVLTHSIADKDGRMQRGDRILSINGRSTRGLTHRESMAVLKQPRSEVVLVVSRARTEEGCKLRSRTASVETIVEGLETNGTVEDTAWGPPSTVAVYKDGTGLGFSLEGGRDSPLGDRPLIIKKIFTGGAAEKTGALKAGDQLLEVNGNDVTRMSRIEAWSLMKKLHDGEVNLLVRHPATKSS